In Anaerolineae bacterium, the DNA window GCTGGTGGCGATGTTGGGGGTTTTGGTGGGGATCAATGCCACCCTGCGCCTTGTTCCCGGGCCATTGGGTTTTAGCGCGGTGTTTTTTTTGCCAATCCTATGCGGCTACGTTTTTGGGGCGGATTTTGGCTTTTTGCTGGGCGCGCTATCGCTGCTGGTATCCGGCCTGATTACCGGCGGGATGGGGCCATGGCTGCCGTTTCAGATGTTTGCGGCCGGCTGGGTTGGATTAGTGGGCGGTTGGTTGCCCCATTTTCATCGCTGGCCGAAACTGGAGGTGGGGCTGCTGGCCGCCTGGGGCATGCTTTCCGGCTTTCTGTATGGCCTGATCATGAACCTCTGGTTCTGGCCCTACCTGGTCGGCCCCGTTGAACAAGCCGCAACAAGCGAACCGGGCGCTATGTTTTGGGAAGCCAACCTCAACTTTTGGTCAATCCTGACCCGCTACGGCCTGTTTTACCTGACCACCTCGCTGTGGTGGGACGCGGGCCGGGCCATTGGTAATTTACTTCTGATTTTGCTGGTTGGTCTGCCCATCTTGAGATTGTTATACCGCTTTGAGCAACGCTTCCAGTTCAGTCAAAGGTAATTTCCTATGCCTATTTACGTTTACGGCTATTAAGCCACCAGACTCCCCCAAAAACCGCCAGGGCCGCCAAGCCGATGAGGCACCACCCGCCAACAAGAGTGCCCCAAATTCCCAAGCAAGTCCAGCCCCACGATCCTTCTTCCAACATAGCTGCCTCATCCGTTGATCGCCTTGCTTGAGGCAAGCGTGTTTCAAGCGCCGGCAGCACATTTTGGCTGACCTGGGTTGCTTCAGGGGTTGGCGGAACCGGCAGGGATGGCGTAGCCGTTAAAGTCGCCGGAGACGCTGCCGGGCCGGTAGAGGCGTCGGCGGCTATATTCGTGGCCTTAACCCCATTCGTGGCCTCAATCACCACCAACTCAAGCTGCGCGCTCTTTTCTCCGCCCGGATAAACGGCGAGCAGGGTATAGGTTTGGGTCTGTTGCGGGCATGCCTGCTGCGAACCATGGGGAGCAACCTGAACCCCATCCACATAAACGGCCGTCACATTCTCTACCTCCCAATACAACGAGGTGCATGCGCCCATGGGCAGAGTGGAGGCGGCTGTTAAAAATTCTATAACCGGCGTTGGGGGATCAGTATCAACCGGCGCCGGAAGTGGGGCCGGCGGGCTGGGTTGGGTTGTTGGAGATGGCGCAGCCGCCACTGCGTTTACTGCGTTCACGGTAATTGTGATTTCAGCAGAGGTTTCGCCGCCATCATTACGGGCAACCAACGTGTAGACCATAGTTTTTTCCGGCGAAACGGTTTTGCTTCCCGGCGAGACCACGCCTTCTTCAACCCCATCATATCGCAAATAAGCTGCGTCGGCGCCGCTCAAATCCCAACTCAAGGTAACACTTTGACCGGCGTCAACGGCAGATTGGGCAGCGGTAAAGTGGTGGATTACGGGAGGGGGTAGCGGAGTGGCTGTGTCTGTTGGTTCAGGGGTGTCTGTGGGGAGGGGGGTTAACGTAGGCGTGTGGGTTGGGGTGGGGGTAGCGGTGCTCAAAGGCGGGCAGATTTCGTCAAAGTTAATAACCGGCGGTTGGGCAGCTCCTTCAGCCGTGCCGCCACCCCACAGCCAGCCTTCCACCTCACCGTTGCTCACGTTGTACCCGCCGGCGCCCATTTGCGAAAATTGCCATTGACCGTTAATCAAATGCCAATAAGACCAGAAAACGCATGCGCTGCCGCCCGAACATTGGCAAAAACATTCCTCTTCAGGATACGTGCAACCCTCATTATCAATTCGACAAATAGCCGATCCGGTTCCATTAGTGACATCAACGTTCAAATCGAGCCCGGAATATTCTAAAACCTCATAGCCGGTAATTTGGGGTTCTGAAAATTCAATGCACCGTTTGATTACCAGCCCGTTGCCATGCACTACCAATAATCCCACCCGATTAGGAGCACTCGCCTGCCCTAAGGCAGCCTCAATCCCTACCGCCAAACCAATAAGTCCCAGCAGCAGGCCAACAAATATGGCAATACTTTGCTTTTTTCTCACGTTAATCAACCTCCTTCATCATCCCAGGATTCAGGCAGGCACATCCAGAAGCAAGATCTAAATATGCCTGCCTGCAACCATATTTCTAATTCTTGGATATAAGTGGCAGATAACAAAGGTTGTATTTTTCAGAAACATTACACGTGGTTAGCCCGGCGACGCTTGAGGTCGGAAGTGGTCTATCCAACAAAGGGAGGATTGCCTGCCGGGTGGGACTCTGGGCGTCCATGCCTGGGGAAGACCCCTGCCAATAGAACTGCCCGCTAACTTGTTGCATGCTCAACAAATAATCAACAGGCGTGCCATACATCAACATAGACAAGTTCTGCTGGGCTGCCAGCAGCGCTTGCAGCACGTAGGCGGTAGAGTTGGTATCGCTAGCTGTACCCCAGGCCGATTGGGGATCATAGGGGAAACCGCCATCACTATTTTGAGCCGACTTTAACCATGTGGTGCCGCTGACTACGGCAATGTTATCGGTGGGCACGCCCGAGGCCAATAACGCCTGAACAGCCAATGCCGTCCCGTTGGTATCGCAATTGGGATACCAGGCCGGGTCTGATCCCCAGGCCCAGCACCCGCCTGCTCTCATCAGGCCGGTCAGATAATTGGCGGCGGTTACCGGCACAGTTTCCCGGCCGGCGACCAAGCCCATCATTGCCCACGCCTGCTCGCCCGGCTCGGTGCTGTAAGAACCCTGGGTATCGCTGTAATGCGTGGTAATGCTAACCACCAGGTTTAAGCCCAGATAATTGGTCACAATCTGCTGGGCGGCAGCCAGCGCAACCACCGCTTTACCCGCGCCGGCGGCGTCACCGGCATAGGCAGCCACCCGGTCGGCCGATAAGTAAGTCAATAAAGAGGGGTTTCCGGTCCCATTGCGCCATTGGGCCGGATCGCAACCGTTTGCGCCCACGGCTAGCAGGGTTTCAATGGATTTGCTGGCATTACCATAACCGCCATCCGTACCGGATTGTTGACCGCGCAGCCATTGTAACCCGTCTGCGGCGGCGACAATGCCCATCGGCGGGGGCGGGTCTATCCCGGCATAACCAGGGTCACTCCAGGAAAAGCCCTCAACATGGCCGTTTTCACTGATTTTTGGTTCAGCCACTCCCCAGGCATTAAAAGCCCAGGTGGTGCCGCTTATATGAGAAGTGCCCCAAAAGCGGGTGCTGACAGTGCCAAACGGATCACCATCCGGGTTGCCGTAACCATTAATACTGGCTAAAGAGGAGGGGTCAGGGCCGGAAGGGTTAAGGCCGGCTAACTCTAAAGCTCTCCAGCCAGAAATAATGCCGGTGAAGTTTATCCGGCGTACCACAACATCATTGTCGCCATAACGTACTACTATATAGGCAGTTTTGGTAATTTCTTGAGGATCAATTTGTAAAGCCTCTTGCGCCTGCGTATCCCCGGCCAAAAGAGCCGGTAAACCAATCACAGTCGCCAATACCAAGACTACTCCCAAAAATATGGGACTAACAAATTGACCTAAAACCTTAAAGCAAAAGTTGTTTTTTATTGCGCTATTCATTTTTCCCTCCATATTTAAGATCTGATCATTTGATTTGGCTATGTTTCCCCTAAAGCACTATGGGTATAACTTTGGAGTTAGAATATGACAGAGGATAAAAAGGGAGGGCTTCGCAGGTAAAAACAATTAAGAATTGGCTTGATTCTGGCAAGGTGGGACATGGTTGCTCCTTTCGTCTCGCGCAAAATGGCAACTACACAGCCCTACGCGAGAGGGCGAGGCAGCAACCCCAAACAAAAACCTCCTTGCCAAGCACAAGGAGGTGTAGTGGATAGACTACAGGCTACCCGAAATCCTGCTCCGGGGTTCAACCGAGTCGCTGCACCACATCCTTTACCGCGAAGGCCTGCAATGCACAACCCAGGTGGGCGGCCTGGCTTGGTAATTATTAATGGTGAATTGTGAATTTTTAATTGCTAATGATGATTGAACTTAACCATTAATCATTCACAATTAATCATTCACAATTCACCATTAATTACCTTACAGTTGCGGGACAGCGCCGGACTCCGCGGGTAATATTCACGCGCCACCGGCTTCACCGTTTCCCCCCGCGCCATCCGGGGCAACGGGGACCTGAAGTTGTAGAATTTATTCAATTGGGCCGTAGGATAAATTCAAAAGTTTAATTTGTCAAATTGCGCCGTGAGGCTCTTGAACCCAAGGATACTTTGAAATTACG includes these proteins:
- a CDS encoding ECF transporter S component, which gives rise to MLNPSKLLSALILLLASWLGLWAFIYPFFLPDTRQDSMAHMGMAHADDAPLIFILLLALCLLVIVANLETRRMDARLVAMLGVLVGINATLRLVPGPLGFSAVFFLPILCGYVFGADFGFLLGALSLLVSGLITGGMGPWLPFQMFAAGWVGLVGGWLPHFHRWPKLEVGLLAAWGMLSGFLYGLIMNLWFWPYLVGPVEQAATSEPGAMFWEANLNFWSILTRYGLFYLTTSLWWDAGRAIGNLLLILLVGLPILRLLYRFEQRFQFSQR